The Theileria annulata chromosome 3, complete sequence, *** SEQUENCING IN PROGRESS *** genome has a segment encoding these proteins:
- a CDS encoding mitochondrial matrix family protein, putative (Pfam match to MAM33 family protein), with amino-acid sequence MLVRTVVRNLPKTFPALGTNSRRFFTNKVSLNKKFGALTMSLRNLTTESGKLLQVVQGEIHHETSNYEPPNLVKDYLSKSGWKFVEKDGDVNMTLEKKVGDLSVVVDFQLVSPFEAEGDGETQAEMTDFSVTVENPVGQGVTFFCSTLQNDEKYRYIICNVRMYADQEAKNSVSSYNGPEFEDLDDTLQSSFDEWLASLGVDSELCDFIDACSIDKEQREYMVWLKGLEKFLSSK; translated from the exons ATGTTAGTTAGAACAGTAGTTAGAAACCTTCCCAAGACATTTCCAGCCTTGGGAACTAATTCGAGAAGATTCTTCACGAATAAGGTTTCCCTAAACAAGAAGTTCGGTGCTTTAACTATGTCTTTGAGGAATCTAACCACGGAATCGGGAAAACTCCTTCAAGTTGTTCAAGGAGAAATCCACCACGAAACCTCAAATTATGAACCTCCAAACTTAGTCAAAGATTACTTATCTAAATCAG GATGGAAATTTGTCGAAAAGGACGGTGATGTCAATATGACTCTTGAAAAGAAAGTCGGag ATTTGTCTGTGGTTGTTGATTTCCAACTAGTGTCACCATTTGAGGCCGAAGGAGACGGAGAAACGCAAGCAGAAATGACTGATTTCTCAGTAACAGTTGAGAATCCAGTGGGACAAGGGGTTACATTCTTTTGTAGCACACTACAAAACGACGAAAAGTACAGATACATCATCTGCAATGTCAGAATGTATGCAGACCAGGAAGCCAAAAACTCCGTTTCAAGCTATAACGGACCTGAGTTTGAAGATCTAGATGATACACTACAAAGCAGCTTCGATGAATGGCTTGCAAGTCTAGGAGTAGATTCTGAACTTTGTGATTTTATCGACGCCTGTAGCATCGATAAAGAACAAAGAGAATATATGGTCTGGCTTAAAGGCCTGGAAAAATTCTTATCTTCCAAATAA